AAAAGGCAAAGGTAAGATTATCCAATAAAAAAGAAGACTGGATATGGGCTATTTACCAATAAATCTAGTTCCTTTTAAAACAATGATGGAACTATTTAACCATGACTTATCTGTGTATATTATTGCCAGTAATTTATTAGGAAATATTATTTTAACTTTACCTATAGGGGTATTTATTGTTTACAAATGGAAACAGATAAAATTCTTACATCTACTATGTATTGCTTTAGCTGTTCCTATCCTGATTGAATCGATTCAATGTATTCTTTATTACATTGGATATGGAAGCAGATCCATTGATATAGATGATGTTATATTAAATATGACGGGAATACTCATTGGCTATTACCTATCACGATGGACATTCCATCTATATCAAATGAAGAAAGATTCTAAGCAGTCAATTAACTCCACTTTGAAAGAAAGAGGTTAACCTTTCTTCTATTATTTAATAAATAAATACTTGATATCCGTCTAAAGTTATGGCTACCTCCTTCTTGATCAAGAAGGAGGTAGCCATAAAACGATCTATTAAAAAATTAGAAGGAAGAGGAATACGAAAATCAGCAGTACTGATATTCACATCTGGTAAATTCCCCTTCTTCCGCCTTTATCCTAACTAGCTTCCCTGCTTTTTCCGTTGCCTAAGATCTTTAAAAAAGTCCTTCAACAATTTAGCACATTCTATTTCCATTACTCCTGCTGTTACTTCTGCTTGATGATTAAATCGATCATCATCGAGCAAATTGAACAGTGTCCCCGCACAGCCTGCCTTTGGATCTTTTGCCCCATAGACGACCCGTTTTATACGTGACTGGACAATAGCACCTGCACACATTGGGCATGGCTCTAATGTTACATATAACGTGCAATCTTCTAAACGCCAACTACCAATCTTTTGATTCGCCTGTTGGATGGCGAGCAATTCCGCATGTGCTAACGTGCTTTGGGAAGTCTCCCGAAGATTATAGGCTCTAGCAATGATTTCATTTTTATATACAATGATAGCTCCGATAGGAACTTCATTTTTTTCAGCAGCTTTTTTTGCCTCTTGAATGGCGGTCTGCATCATTTTTTCATCAAACAATTTCATCACAACATTTCATTCGTAGTTTGAAAAATAGAGATTAGGAAATAATTATTAAGAGAACGAAGTATATTTCCCTTATGAATATAATCATTTTTTAATACTAATGAGAGCAAGCAAATCTTTAAAACAACTATTGCTAAGCTGTCACGCATATTTAAAACATAAAAATTCTTTCAGCATTAAAATTATGCTAATGTTGATCGAACAAAAAATGACAGATGGGTGATGTATCTTGCTATAGCATCAGTTGAACCTTGGAACATAGACTTTAGATCCTTAATGGTATGTTACTAGCATATACATTCTAACGAACTATCATACTAGAAACGATAGGATGTTAAGTACTTGTTCAATAAAGAATGTACAACGAATAGATTGTGTAAGACGAGGCTATTTCGACGAGCGTAATCCTTAGAGCAGCCACTCAGCAGACGTTGGAGTCTTTGGCACAGATGATTGCTACTAGCAATATATTTGTACATCCCATTTGCCGTTTCTTCCCTAAATTTTTTACTCACTACTCAACGAATCGATGTATTATTCTAAGCTAAGAAAGGAGCAAGCGAATTGGATTCATCATTAAACCGCACTGCAGTTCTGTTTGTAGATATTATGAATGATTTTAACTTTAATGGTGGGGATAAATTATTAGCTAATACAAAGGAAATACTTCCCCATCTTATTTCTCTAAGAACCTTTGCCATAGAAAATCTGTTGCCTATCATTTATGTTAATGACCATTATGGCATTTGGCAAGCTAACTTTCAAAAAATTATTGATCATTGTTATAACGACCAAAATAAAGAAATTATCACATCCATGCAACCGAGTAATCATGACTTTTTTTTAATTAAACCACAGCACTCTGCTTTTTTTCAAACTCCTTTACAATCCTTGTTATCCGAATTAGGAAAGGATCATCTAATAATGGCTGGAATTGCTGGCGATATTTGTATTTTATTTACAGCGAAAGATGCCTATATGTATGGCTATCATATGCATATACCGAAAAACTGTATAGCTTCTGAAGAAAAAGACAGTAATGATTACGCCTTATATTTATTCCATTCTGTGATGAAAGCAGATATTAAACCAATATAATTAGCATATCCACCCTCTTCTTTTCATAAATTGAAAGTAGCATATTTTATGAAAGGAGGAGACTTTTTTGCAAATACATGTAGTAAAACCAGGAGACTCATTGTATACAATTGCAACTACATATAATACAACTACACAAGCATTGACTGATGCAAATGAGCTTGATGCTCCGGATAAACTTGTCGTCGGTCAAGCCTTAGTAATCCCTATCATCGGTCAATATTACTTTACTCAACCTGGAGATAGTTTATTTTCGGTTGCTCAAAAGTTCGGTATCTCTTATCAAGAGCTGGCTCGAGTTAACGCGATTCCCCCGGGTAATATTATTCCGGTTGGCTTTCGGCTTTATATCCCCCCGACTCCAAAGCGACCAATAACAACTAATGCATATGTCGAACCGACGGGAAGTACCGTTTCGGATACATTAGAAAATTCAACTGCTAAAGCAGCTCCATATCTAACATACCTTGGAATTTTCAGCTTTCGCGCTGGACGAGATGGGAGCTTGACACCTCCACCTTTAAACGGCTTAGCTGAAATTGCTGAGCGAAATCGGACAGCTAAAATGCTCGTTGTAACAAACCTCGAAGGCGGACAATTCAGTGCAGAGCTAGGACATATTATTCTTACCGTACAAAGTGTGCAAAATACGTTATTAGATAATATTATTAATACAGCAACTTCTGGCGGATACAAAGATGTGCACTTTGATTTCGAATTTTTACCTAGTAATGATCGCGAAGCATACAATACTTTTTTACGAAAAGCCAAACAACGTCTGTCCCAAGCAGGGCTATTAATGTCAACCGCTTTAGCACCAAAAACAAGTGCCGCCCAGACCGGGCAATGGTATGAAGCACATGATTACGCGGTTCACGGAGAAGTTGCTGATTTTGTTGTATTAATGACTTATGAGTGGGGATATAGTTACGGACCACCATTAGCGGTATCACCCATTGATGAAGTCCGAAAAGTAGTTGATTATGCACTTACTGTAATACCTGCTAATAAAATTTT
The window above is part of the Virgibacillus proomii genome. Proteins encoded here:
- a CDS encoding VanZ family protein, producing MGYLPINLVPFKTMMELFNHDLSVYIIASNLLGNIILTLPIGVFIVYKWKQIKFLHLLCIALAVPILIESIQCILYYIGYGSRSIDIDDVILNMTGILIGYYLSRWTFHLYQMKKDSKQSINSTLKERG
- the tadA gene encoding tRNA adenosine(34) deaminase TadA, with the protein product MKLFDEKMMQTAIQEAKKAAEKNEVPIGAIIVYKNEIIARAYNLRETSQSTLAHAELLAIQQANQKIGSWRLEDCTLYVTLEPCPMCAGAIVQSRIKRVVYGAKDPKAGCAGTLFNLLDDDRFNHQAEVTAGVMEIECAKLLKDFFKDLRQRKKQGS
- a CDS encoding cysteine hydrolase family protein, which produces MDSSLNRTAVLFVDIMNDFNFNGGDKLLANTKEILPHLISLRTFAIENLLPIIYVNDHYGIWQANFQKIIDHCYNDQNKEIITSMQPSNHDFFLIKPQHSAFFQTPLQSLLSELGKDHLIMAGIAGDICILFTAKDAYMYGYHMHIPKNCIASEEKDSNDYALYLFHSVMKADIKPI
- a CDS encoding glycoside hydrolase family 18 protein, giving the protein MQIHVVKPGDSLYTIATTYNTTTQALTDANELDAPDKLVVGQALVIPIIGQYYFTQPGDSLFSVAQKFGISYQELARVNAIPPGNIIPVGFRLYIPPTPKRPITTNAYVEPTGSTVSDTLENSTAKAAPYLTYLGIFSFRAGRDGSLTPPPLNGLAEIAERNRTAKMLVVTNLEGGQFSAELGHIILTVQSVQNTLLDNIINTATSGGYKDVHFDFEFLPSNDREAYNTFLRKAKQRLSQAGLLMSTALAPKTSAAQTGQWYEAHDYAVHGEVADFVVLMTYEWGYSYGPPLAVSPIDEVRKVVDYALTVIPANKILLGQNLYGYDWTLPYVADEGRPAQAISPQRAIQIARENNAEIRFDQGAQAPFFIYTDAQGTRHEVWFEDARSIQAKFDLIKELNLLGISYWKLGLAFPQNWLLLQDQFTITKVE